From the genome of Streptomyces sp. NBC_00659, one region includes:
- a CDS encoding VWA domain-containing protein, with protein MGRHSLPDARRAGSADPRIRARRRNTALATALVLTVVGGTAAAVRGSLFSFGGSCEDDVVHIEVAASPDIAPALRAVAKDAREKNITSDGRCLDVGVTARESYKVAASLGAGRKSDVQVWVPDSDAWVERVADTGSATQVTSLGNVASSPVGVAVVPSAAKRLGWPAKTYTWTELAGETTRAEKLELGAVDPARSSTGLLALARISAATSDAKDGDVRAAAMAKALSRHTSDSDTELLGTLPHDGSATGGNSAGRNQALILSEQAAFAHNSAPDGGQDLDLFYPEDGSPLLNYPYTLVDEPQLSTDEGRAALRFMTLLGEAGPRQFLRVFGFRTDAESPSASLVAEAGGRSPQPYTRILADSASKGAVQEALGMWTITVESARITTVVDASSSMGVTLPGDGRSRMDVTKESLLQALATFTAEDEIGLWKFSTKLDGDKDYRVLVPTGRLGDSKKKGGQRAKLTAAFKSLKPVPHGETGLYDTTLAAYKEAVASYAKGRFNALVVLTDGVNRDPGSISRSELVSELQKLADPEHPVPLIAIAVGPDSDRREVDQIARATGGSGQRVNEPSQIHAAMLKAITAAGARNPG; from the coding sequence TCACAGCTTGCCCGACGCTCGACGGGCGGGCTCCGCCGACCCCCGGATCCGCGCCCGCCGCCGCAATACGGCCCTCGCGACAGCACTCGTCCTCACTGTCGTCGGAGGCACGGCCGCCGCGGTCCGCGGGAGCCTGTTCTCCTTCGGAGGCTCCTGCGAGGACGATGTCGTGCACATCGAGGTGGCCGCCTCGCCGGACATCGCGCCCGCGCTACGGGCCGTCGCGAAGGACGCCCGCGAGAAGAACATCACCTCCGACGGCCGCTGTCTCGACGTCGGCGTGACCGCGCGCGAGTCGTACAAGGTCGCCGCCTCGCTCGGGGCGGGCAGGAAGTCCGACGTGCAGGTGTGGGTGCCCGACTCCGACGCATGGGTGGAGCGGGTCGCCGACACCGGCTCGGCCACGCAGGTCACCAGCCTGGGCAACGTCGCCTCCTCGCCCGTCGGCGTCGCTGTCGTCCCGTCGGCCGCCAAGAGGCTGGGCTGGCCCGCGAAGACGTACACCTGGACCGAGCTGGCCGGGGAGACGACCCGGGCCGAGAAGCTCGAACTGGGCGCGGTCGATCCCGCCCGCAGCTCGACGGGACTGCTCGCGCTGGCCAGGATCAGCGCGGCCACCTCCGATGCCAAGGACGGCGACGTCCGGGCGGCCGCCATGGCCAAGGCGCTCTCGCGGCACACGTCCGACAGCGACACCGAACTCCTCGGCACACTGCCGCACGACGGCTCGGCCACCGGGGGGAACAGCGCCGGCCGCAATCAGGCGCTGATCCTCTCCGAGCAGGCGGCGTTCGCGCACAACAGCGCTCCGGACGGCGGCCAGGACCTCGACCTCTTCTACCCCGAGGACGGCTCGCCGCTGCTCAACTACCCGTACACGCTGGTCGACGAGCCGCAACTGAGCACCGACGAGGGCCGTGCGGCCCTGCGGTTCATGACCTTGCTCGGAGAGGCGGGACCCCGGCAGTTCCTGCGGGTGTTCGGGTTCCGCACGGACGCGGAGAGCCCGTCGGCCTCACTCGTCGCCGAGGCCGGCGGAAGGTCCCCGCAGCCGTACACACGGATCCTGGCCGACTCCGCATCGAAAGGCGCGGTCCAGGAGGCCCTCGGCATGTGGACGATCACGGTGGAGAGCGCCCGGATCACCACGGTCGTCGACGCCTCCTCCTCCATGGGCGTGACACTGCCGGGCGACGGCCGGTCCCGTATGGACGTCACGAAGGAGTCCCTGCTCCAGGCCCTCGCCACCTTCACCGCCGAGGACGAGATCGGGCTGTGGAAGTTCTCCACGAAGCTCGACGGCGACAAGGACTACCGCGTGCTGGTGCCGACCGGACGGCTCGGGGACAGCAAGAAGAAGGGCGGCCAGCGCGCGAAGCTGACCGCCGCGTTCAAGTCCCTGAAACCGGTCCCGCACGGAGAGACCGGTCTGTACGACACCACGCTCGCCGCGTACAAGGAGGCGGTCGCCTCCTACGCGAAGGGCCGGTTCAACGCGCTGGTCGTCCTCACCGACGGGGTCAACCGGGACCCCGGCAGCATCTCCCGGTCCGAGCTCGTATCCGAGCTCCAGAAGCTGGCCGACCCGGAGCACCCGGTACCGCTGATCGCCATCGCGGTGGGCCCCGACAGCGACCGGCGGGAGGTCGACCAGATCGCCAGGGCGACCGGCGGCTCCGGCCAGCGGGTCAACGAGCCTTCACAGATCCACGCGGCGATGCTCAAGGCGATCACAGCCGCCGGCGCACGCAACCCCGGCTGA
- a CDS encoding glutamate--cysteine ligase, which produces MGEKVVAGTFGLSDRQRHRDKLRQCLAGLERLLEEKRFDRPKNLMGLEIELNLAGPDGMPRMMNGQVLERIASRDFQTELAMFNLEVNIAPHRLGGRVFDRLAEEIRTSLAYAHRKASEVDAGIVMIGILPTLGQDDLVSSNLSDVDRYTLLNDQIVAARGEDFELDIDGVERLVCRSASIAPEAACTSVQLHLQVTPGRFADVWNAAQAVAAPQVAIGANSPFLFGRELWRESRPPLFQQSTDTRPPELQAQGVRPRTWFGERWVTSAYELFEENLRFFPPLLPICDEEDPLGVLDAGGVPRLAELVLHNGTVYRWNRPVYGIADGVPHLRVENRVLPAGPTVTDVLANAAFYYGLVRALAEEQRPVWTRLSFEAAAANFDAACRHGIDARLEWPRRGRYGGTTQVDAVSLVRDELLPLAAAGLDAWGVEPADRDFYLGVIEDRCRLRVNGATWQAATFHRALEKGLGREAALAATTRRYGELMHLGEPVHTWPVGLPEPVPLG; this is translated from the coding sequence ATGGGGGAGAAGGTCGTGGCAGGGACGTTCGGCCTGTCCGATCGGCAGCGCCACCGCGACAAGCTCCGACAGTGTCTGGCGGGGCTGGAGCGACTGCTGGAGGAGAAGCGGTTCGACCGCCCGAAGAACCTGATGGGCCTGGAGATCGAATTGAATCTCGCGGGCCCCGATGGCATGCCCAGAATGATGAACGGGCAAGTGCTCGAAAGGATTGCGAGCCGCGACTTCCAGACAGAACTCGCCATGTTCAACCTGGAAGTCAACATAGCCCCACACCGATTGGGCGGCCGGGTATTCGACCGGCTCGCCGAGGAGATCCGTACCTCGCTCGCCTACGCCCACCGGAAAGCCAGTGAGGTCGACGCCGGAATCGTCATGATCGGTATTCTGCCGACGCTCGGCCAGGACGATCTGGTGTCCTCCAACCTGTCGGACGTCGACCGGTACACGCTGCTCAACGATCAGATCGTGGCCGCGCGCGGAGAGGATTTCGAACTCGACATCGACGGTGTGGAGCGTCTGGTCTGCCGGTCGGCCTCCATCGCCCCCGAAGCCGCCTGCACCTCCGTGCAGTTGCACCTCCAGGTCACACCGGGCCGGTTCGCGGACGTGTGGAACGCGGCGCAGGCGGTCGCGGCCCCACAGGTCGCGATCGGTGCCAACTCGCCCTTCCTGTTCGGGCGTGAGCTGTGGCGGGAGTCGAGGCCCCCGCTCTTCCAGCAGTCCACCGACACCCGGCCGCCGGAGCTCCAGGCGCAGGGAGTCCGGCCGCGCACCTGGTTCGGCGAACGGTGGGTGACCTCGGCGTACGAGCTCTTCGAGGAGAACCTGCGGTTCTTCCCGCCGCTGCTGCCCATCTGCGACGAGGAGGACCCGCTCGGTGTCCTCGATGCCGGGGGCGTGCCCAGGCTCGCCGAACTGGTGCTGCACAACGGCACGGTGTACCGCTGGAACCGGCCCGTGTACGGCATCGCCGACGGCGTCCCGCATCTGCGCGTCGAGAACCGGGTGCTGCCCGCGGGGCCGACCGTCACCGACGTCCTCGCCAACGCGGCCTTCTACTACGGTCTGGTCCGCGCGCTCGCCGAGGAGCAGCGTCCGGTGTGGACCCGGCTGTCCTTCGAGGCGGCCGCCGCCAACTTCGACGCGGCCTGCCGGCACGGCATCGACGCGCGCCTGGAGTGGCCGCGGCGTGGCCGTTACGGCGGGACCACGCAGGTGGACGCCGTGAGTCTGGTGCGTGACGAACTGCTGCCGCTGGCCGCCGCCGGCCTGGACGCCTGGGGTGTCGAGCCCGCCGACCGGGACTTCTATCTGGGCGTGATCGAGGACCGGTGCCGACTGCGCGTCAACGGTGCGACCTGGCAGGCGGCCACCTTCCACCGGGCGCTGGAGAAGGGGCTCGGCCGCGAGGCCGCGCTGGCCGCGACGACGCGGCGCTACGGCGAGCTGATGCATCTCGGAGAGCCCGTGCACACCTGGCCGGTGGGACTGCCGGAGCCGGTTCCGCTGGGGTGA
- a CDS encoding DUF5999 family protein, with product MCQHQPPCPSAESADRESARLAAHHPEQGWSLLCNGVLLFEDTGELLPDGQIIAPHRPLGGAPVMTAA from the coding sequence ATGTGCCAGCACCAGCCACCGTGTCCGTCAGCCGAATCAGCCGACCGGGAGTCCGCCCGCCTCGCGGCGCACCACCCGGAGCAGGGATGGAGCCTGCTGTGCAACGGCGTTCTGCTCTTCGAGGACACCGGTGAGCTCCTGCCGGACGGCCAGATCATCGCCCCGCACCGCCCGCTGGGCGGCGCGCCGGTGATGACGGCCGCCTGA